One Candidatus Zixiibacteriota bacterium genomic region harbors:
- a CDS encoding thiol:disulfide interchange protein encodes MRGKALITSKVIHLIVFLVAISAGLNNSPVKAEAVRVGHVEAELVSEVDEISPGQSIWVGLHLKMDDKWHVYWRNPGDAGLPPKINWDLPDGFEAGSITWPHPERIEVEPVTSFGYYREVLLPVRLTVPESIQIDDTVELKANPEWLVCKQVCIPGEAELSLRLPVSQDHPSYNTAWSDKFNQVRNNLPLKEHGWKISVSGDETGFSVELVKPQWFEADIGQINFFPYKQGVVDISSIQEMTTNDSGYVLLIDRNPNLKQIPDSLSGVLVSSSGWRGPDSEQAIEFVLPVTSDRPEAEALASINIWQALLFAFIGGMILNLMPCVLPVLSIKILGFVNQAGEERGKIFAHGLIFTAGVLLSFIALAVVLILLRAGGQELGWGFQLQSPGFLAGLSIFMFLFALNLLGVFEIGTSLTRLDAGQSSGWSGSFLNGVTATVVATPCTAPFMGSALGFSLSQPAWVSLSIFLFLGLGMAFPYLILSAFPRFLKLLPKPGRWMESLKQFMGFLLLATVIWLAWVLGVQAGVNSVAVLMIALLVSALGGWIYGRWGGQVSSSSARTVATLLAIVLILGSFGFSVSGVGLMAVDEGISYQFSGDGLDWLKFDPDHVAELIESGQPVFIDFTAAWCLSCQVNEKVAFGSEEVRQRIADLGVTTFKADWTRRDDTITRALAEYGRNSVPLYVLHTNDGEEIILPEIITPEIVLDALNKIDS; translated from the coding sequence ATGCGGGGTAAGGCATTGATTACCAGCAAAGTAATACACCTGATCGTTTTCCTGGTTGCGATATCGGCAGGTTTGAACAATAGTCCAGTAAAGGCCGAAGCTGTTCGGGTCGGTCATGTCGAAGCGGAGCTTGTATCCGAGGTCGATGAGATCAGTCCGGGGCAGTCGATCTGGGTTGGACTGCACCTGAAGATGGATGATAAGTGGCATGTCTACTGGCGAAATCCGGGCGATGCCGGGCTTCCACCGAAGATAAACTGGGATCTTCCGGATGGTTTCGAAGCTGGCTCAATCACCTGGCCACACCCGGAACGTATTGAGGTTGAGCCGGTTACGAGTTTCGGCTACTATCGCGAGGTGCTTCTGCCGGTTCGCCTGACAGTCCCGGAATCGATACAAATCGATGATACCGTTGAGCTTAAAGCAAATCCTGAATGGCTGGTTTGCAAACAGGTATGTATACCCGGGGAAGCGGAGTTGAGCCTCAGGCTGCCTGTCAGCCAGGATCATCCGAGCTACAATACTGCCTGGTCGGATAAATTCAACCAGGTCAGAAATAATCTGCCGTTAAAAGAGCATGGCTGGAAGATCAGTGTTTCCGGTGATGAAACCGGCTTTTCAGTCGAACTGGTAAAACCACAGTGGTTTGAAGCCGATATCGGCCAGATTAACTTCTTTCCATATAAACAGGGAGTTGTCGATATTTCCTCAATACAGGAAATGACGACTAATGATTCCGGATACGTTCTGTTGATAGACCGCAACCCGAATCTTAAACAGATACCAGACAGCCTGTCTGGAGTCCTGGTATCGTCTTCCGGATGGCGGGGGCCGGATTCAGAGCAAGCGATCGAATTTGTACTGCCGGTTACGAGCGATCGTCCGGAGGCCGAAGCGCTGGCTTCAATAAATATATGGCAAGCGCTTCTGTTTGCCTTTATTGGCGGGATGATATTGAACCTGATGCCCTGCGTTTTGCCGGTACTGTCGATAAAGATTTTAGGTTTTGTCAATCAGGCCGGCGAGGAGCGCGGAAAGATCTTCGCCCATGGCCTCATTTTTACAGCCGGTGTGCTGCTGTCGTTTATCGCTCTGGCAGTAGTTTTGATTTTACTGCGCGCCGGAGGTCAGGAACTGGGCTGGGGATTTCAGCTCCAGTCGCCGGGATTTCTGGCCGGGCTGTCGATTTTCATGTTCCTGTTTGCCTTAAATCTACTGGGCGTATTTGAAATCGGCACCAGCCTGACCCGTCTCGATGCCGGGCAGTCCTCCGGATGGTCCGGCTCATTTCTGAACGGCGTGACCGCGACTGTGGTGGCGACACCCTGTACCGCGCCGTTTATGGGGTCGGCCCTGGGATTCTCGCTCTCGCAACCGGCCTGGGTGTCGCTATCGATCTTCCTCTTTCTGGGGCTCGGGATGGCGTTTCCCTACCTGATTCTGTCTGCTTTTCCGCGTTTTCTCAAGCTTTTGCCAAAACCGGGGCGCTGGATGGAATCACTTAAGCAATTTATGGGCTTTTTGCTTTTGGCTACCGTGATCTGGCTGGCATGGGTTTTGGGAGTGCAGGCGGGTGTGAATTCCGTTGCGGTTTTGATGATCGCGTTGCTTGTATCAGCCCTGGGTGGCTGGATCTATGGGCGCTGGGGAGGACAGGTCAGTTCTTCTTCGGCACGAACTGTCGCGACACTTTTGGCAATCGTTTTGATCCTCGGGAGTTTCGGGTTTTCCGTGAGCGGAGTTGGATTGATGGCGGTCGACGAAGGGATCAGTTATCAGTTTTCCGGTGATGGTCTCGACTGGTTAAAATTCGACCCGGATCATGTAGCTGAACTAATCGAATCCGGCCAGCCGGTTTTTATCGATTTCACTGCCGCATGGTGCCTGAGTTGCCAGGTCAATGAAAAAGTAGCGTTCGGCTCCGAGGAAGTTCGTCAAAGGATCGCCGACCTGGGAGTGACCACATTTAAGGCAGACTGGACCAGGCGCGATGACACAATTACACGAGCGCTGGCGGAGTACGGGCGTAACAGCGTGCCCCTGTATGTTCTTCACACCAATGATGGCGAGGAAATCATATTGCCGGAAATCATCACGCCTGAGATAGTTCTCGATGCCTTGAATAAAATCGACAGTTGA
- a CDS encoding redoxin domain-containing protein, producing the protein MSSADKETHSGTATVSEPAPDFTLTSTAGKTHSLSDFSGKYVILEWINFDCPFVKKHYRSGNMQEIQKKYREEGAVWLTICSSAPGKQGYFEGQALDDRIEKENWMGDAYLLDSDGKVGKMYAAKTTPHMYIIDPDGVLLYAGAIDDTPSTKQEDIPKSINYVVEAMTASMAGEEVDPSYTKAYGCSVKY; encoded by the coding sequence ATGAGCTCAGCGGATAAGGAAACTCATTCCGGCACTGCCACTGTTAGCGAACCCGCACCCGATTTTACGCTGACTTCAACTGCCGGTAAGACGCACAGCCTGTCAGATTTTTCCGGTAAGTATGTCATCCTGGAGTGGATAAATTTCGATTGTCCATTTGTTAAGAAGCATTACCGCTCAGGTAATATGCAGGAGATTCAGAAGAAGTATCGTGAAGAAGGCGCGGTCTGGCTGACAATCTGTTCATCGGCTCCGGGAAAGCAGGGTTATTTCGAAGGTCAGGCTCTGGATGATCGAATCGAAAAAGAGAACTGGATGGGCGATGCCTACCTGCTCGATTCGGATGGGAAGGTCGGTAAGATGTATGCCGCCAAAACCACGCCGCATATGTATATAATCGATCCTGACGGGGTTCTGCTCTATGCCGGCGCGATCGACGACACCCCCTCGACCAAGCAGGAGGATATCCCTAAATCGATCAATTACGTGGTAGAGGCGATGACTGCATCCATGGCCGGCGAAGAGGTCGATCCCAGCTACACCAAAGCCTATGGTTGTTCGGTGAAGTATTAA
- the hcp gene encoding hydroxylamine reductase, with protein sequence MFCFQCEQTAGGSGCTKRGVCGKSPETAKLQDLLVDTSKKLGWFASESRKAGKVSRDIDRFIMEALFTTVTNVNFDPENIARMIKTGEEYLAQALAQHRELLSDHADKLNEDIPFEVKPLPDDLKSLIETGQNLTPEIRLQAYGHDVAGLQELIMYGLKGSAAYAHHAYILGQEDDDIYAFFEQALGFLAEKPADPEQLTTMALDVGKVNYRVMELLDQANTGAYGHPRPTKVRTTPVAGKAILVSGHDLKDLAELLKQTEGTGINIYTHGEMLPCHGYPELQKYEHLVGNYGGAWQKQKREFDAFPGPILMTTNCIQEPRDSYKDRIYTSGLVEWPGVRHIDGYDFSEVIESAQNSPGFNEDDEPAFTMTGFGHNAVSSVAGDIVKAVKDQQIRHFFLIGGCDGAKSGRNYFTEMAQAVPEDCLIMTLACGKYRFNKLDFGQIGDLPRMLDVGQCNDAYSAIKIAQSLADAFNCDVNDLPLTLVLSWYEQKAVCILLTLLYLGIENIRLGPSLPAFVSPDVLAILSDKFGLRGVTTVEEDLDEILSPTASA encoded by the coding sequence ATGTTTTGTTTTCAATGCGAACAGACCGCCGGTGGAAGCGGATGCACCAAGCGCGGCGTCTGCGGTAAAAGTCCCGAAACCGCCAAACTGCAAGACCTGCTTGTGGATACCAGCAAGAAACTCGGATGGTTCGCCTCAGAATCCCGGAAAGCCGGGAAGGTAAGCCGTGACATCGACCGCTTCATTATGGAAGCGCTCTTCACCACTGTAACCAATGTCAATTTTGACCCGGAAAACATCGCCCGTATGATCAAAACAGGCGAGGAATACCTCGCGCAGGCTCTGGCCCAACATCGCGAACTCCTCAGCGACCACGCGGATAAGCTCAACGAGGATATTCCTTTCGAAGTCAAACCCCTGCCTGACGATCTCAAATCATTGATCGAAACCGGCCAGAACCTGACTCCCGAAATCCGCCTGCAGGCTTACGGCCACGATGTCGCAGGATTACAGGAATTGATCATGTACGGTCTCAAGGGCAGTGCCGCCTACGCTCATCACGCCTATATACTGGGGCAGGAAGATGACGATATCTATGCATTTTTCGAGCAAGCGCTGGGGTTTCTGGCCGAAAAACCTGCCGATCCTGAGCAACTGACGACTATGGCTCTGGATGTCGGGAAAGTCAACTACCGTGTCATGGAGCTTCTGGACCAGGCCAATACGGGAGCTTACGGGCATCCCAGGCCGACCAAAGTGCGCACCACTCCTGTTGCGGGCAAAGCGATACTGGTCTCAGGTCACGATCTCAAGGATCTGGCCGAACTGCTCAAGCAGACCGAGGGAACCGGTATTAATATCTATACCCACGGTGAAATGCTTCCCTGCCATGGTTATCCCGAGTTGCAAAAATACGAACACCTGGTCGGCAATTACGGCGGTGCCTGGCAGAAGCAGAAACGGGAGTTCGACGCTTTCCCGGGACCGATCCTGATGACAACTAACTGTATACAGGAACCCCGTGACAGCTACAAGGACCGGATTTACACCAGCGGGCTGGTAGAGTGGCCCGGCGTACGACATATCGACGGCTATGATTTCTCGGAAGTGATCGAGTCTGCCCAGAATTCTCCCGGGTTTAACGAAGATGATGAACCGGCGTTTACTATGACCGGTTTCGGCCACAACGCGGTATCATCGGTGGCCGGCGATATCGTCAAGGCAGTCAAGGATCAGCAAATCCGGCATTTCTTTCTGATTGGCGGATGTGACGGCGCTAAAAGCGGTCGCAACTATTTTACCGAGATGGCTCAGGCGGTACCAGAAGACTGCCTGATTATGACCCTGGCCTGCGGAAAGTACCGGTTCAATAAGCTCGATTTCGGCCAGATCGGCGATCTTCCCCGGATGCTGGATGTCGGTCAGTGCAATGACGCCTACTCGGCAATCAAGATCGCGCAGTCACTGGCGGATGCTTTTAATTGCGATGTAAACGATCTGCCATTGACTCTCGTACTCAGCTGGTATGAGCAGAAGGCAGTCTGTATCCTGCTTACACTTCTCTATTTGGGTATTGAGAATATCCGCCTGGGCCCCAGCCTGCCGGCCTTTGTCAGTCCCGATGTACTCGCGATATTGAGCGACAAATTCGGTCTGCGGGGTGTAACAACGGTAGAAGAAGACCTGGATGAGATTCTTTCCCCGACCGCGAGCGCATGA
- the ppsA gene encoding phosphoenolpyruvate synthase, with protein sequence MNDYKYIRWFEDLGSEEVDIVGGKNASLGEMISALREESILVPAGFATTSEAYHDYIRENDIKDKLSEKLGKLKKDMSNLGKIGKSIRRLFLKGEFSDEASGEIRSAYAELSRRNDREEVGVAVRSSATAEDLPDASFAGQQETFLNISGEDDVLDACKRCYASLFTNRAISYRIERGFDHLDVALSIGIQKMVRADKAGSGVMFSIDTESGFEKVVVIDAAWGLGENVVQGAVNPDEYQVFKPLLNKDNFKPIIDKTLGDKSKKMVYARNGSVNTRNVDTSKKERNSYVLNDDEIIRLARWAVKIEDHYGRPMDMEWAKDGQDNELYIVQARPETVQSQKEGLSIKSFELKEEGEKILSGLSIGEAIASGKAQIIKDANDIDDFNNGSILVTGMTDPDWVPIMKKSAGIVTDYGGRTSHAAIVSRELGIPAIVGTAEATEAIADGQEITIDCTSSDEGIVYDGSLDFEESEMDLKKVPETKTEIKMNIASPGAAFRWWRLPARGIGLARMEFIINNSIKIHPRALLEYDNLEDKQVKKSIRRLTRGYANKEDYFIINLSQGIARIAASQHPYQVLVRMSDFKSNEYADLIGGGPFEPSEENPMLGFRGASRYYNDKFRGAFSLECRAIRKVRDELGLSNVAIMIPFCRTLAEADRILEILAENDLERGRNGLQVYVMCEIPSNVILGREFAQRFDGFSIGTNDLTQLVLGIDRDSEILSGLFDERNEAVKRMISDLIVKAHEENCEVGICGQAPSDHPDFAEFLVRSGIDSISLNPDRVLDVIHKVAKVEAEMGTDKQKIKQQPGATVES encoded by the coding sequence ATGAATGATTATAAGTATATCCGCTGGTTTGAAGATCTCGGTTCCGAAGAAGTTGATATCGTCGGTGGCAAAAATGCTTCATTGGGAGAGATGATTAGTGCTCTCCGGGAAGAGAGCATTTTAGTTCCGGCGGGATTTGCGACGACCTCCGAAGCCTATCACGACTATATTCGTGAAAATGATATCAAGGATAAACTCTCGGAAAAACTGGGTAAGCTCAAAAAAGACATGAGCAACCTGGGCAAGATCGGCAAATCAATTCGTCGCTTGTTTTTAAAAGGTGAATTCAGTGATGAAGCATCCGGGGAAATCCGCAGTGCATACGCAGAGCTTTCCCGTCGCAACGATCGCGAGGAGGTCGGGGTAGCTGTCAGAAGCAGTGCCACAGCTGAGGATCTGCCCGATGCCAGTTTTGCCGGTCAACAGGAGACGTTTTTGAATATCTCTGGCGAAGATGATGTTCTGGATGCGTGCAAAAGGTGTTATGCTTCGCTGTTTACCAATCGGGCGATCAGTTACCGAATCGAACGCGGGTTTGATCATTTGGATGTAGCCCTTTCAATCGGAATACAGAAGATGGTGCGTGCCGATAAAGCCGGTTCAGGTGTTATGTTTTCTATCGATACCGAATCCGGTTTCGAAAAAGTGGTCGTCATCGATGCCGCCTGGGGACTGGGTGAAAATGTCGTCCAGGGAGCTGTCAATCCGGATGAGTACCAGGTCTTCAAGCCTCTTTTGAATAAGGATAATTTCAAACCAATCATCGACAAGACTCTTGGAGACAAGTCCAAAAAAATGGTATACGCCCGCAACGGTTCGGTTAATACCCGTAATGTGGATACATCCAAAAAGGAAAGAAACAGCTATGTGCTCAACGATGATGAGATTATCAGGCTGGCGCGCTGGGCTGTGAAAATAGAAGATCATTACGGCAGGCCGATGGACATGGAGTGGGCCAAGGATGGTCAGGATAATGAATTATATATTGTCCAGGCACGACCTGAAACTGTTCAATCTCAAAAAGAAGGTTTATCAATCAAGTCATTCGAGCTCAAAGAAGAGGGCGAGAAAATACTTTCCGGCCTCAGTATTGGAGAGGCGATCGCTTCCGGCAAAGCTCAGATCATCAAGGATGCCAATGATATCGATGATTTTAATAACGGTTCTATCCTGGTTACCGGCATGACAGATCCGGACTGGGTGCCGATTATGAAGAAATCGGCTGGAATCGTTACCGACTATGGCGGACGAACTTCGCACGCCGCAATTGTCAGCCGCGAACTCGGAATACCGGCTATCGTTGGAACCGCTGAGGCTACAGAGGCAATCGCGGACGGCCAGGAGATTACAATAGATTGTACTTCAAGTGACGAGGGGATTGTGTATGACGGGAGTTTGGATTTCGAGGAATCTGAAATGGATCTCAAAAAAGTACCTGAAACCAAAACCGAGATAAAAATGAATATTGCCAGTCCCGGCGCGGCTTTCAGGTGGTGGCGTTTACCAGCCAGAGGGATCGGTTTGGCCAGGATGGAATTCATTATAAATAATTCGATAAAAATCCATCCCCGGGCACTTTTAGAGTACGACAACCTTGAAGATAAGCAGGTTAAAAAAAGTATTCGCAGGCTAACTCGTGGCTACGCTAACAAGGAAGACTACTTCATTATCAATCTGTCACAGGGAATCGCCCGGATCGCCGCTTCTCAGCATCCTTACCAGGTGCTGGTTCGTATGAGCGATTTCAAGTCAAACGAGTATGCCGATCTTATCGGAGGTGGCCCATTCGAACCCTCAGAAGAAAATCCAATGCTCGGATTCAGGGGCGCCTCACGGTATTATAACGATAAATTCAGGGGAGCTTTCTCGCTTGAATGCAGGGCGATCAGGAAAGTTCGCGATGAACTGGGCCTTTCCAATGTCGCTATCATGATACCGTTTTGCCGTACACTCGCAGAAGCCGATCGAATTCTTGAAATACTGGCCGAAAACGACCTGGAACGTGGCCGGAACGGTTTGCAGGTTTATGTCATGTGTGAGATTCCTTCCAATGTTATACTGGGCAGGGAATTCGCACAGCGCTTTGACGGTTTTTCGATTGGCACCAATGACCTGACCCAGCTCGTGCTCGGAATAGATCGTGACTCTGAGATTTTGAGTGGCCTCTTCGATGAACGAAATGAAGCTGTCAAACGCATGATATCTGATTTGATTGTAAAAGCCCATGAAGAAAACTGTGAGGTCGGGATCTGTGGCCAGGCGCCCAGCGATCATCCCGACTTTGCTGAGTTTCTGGTCCGATCGGGTATCGATTCAATCTCACTGAATCCTGACCGTGTACTGGATGTTATCCATAAAGTTGCAAAAGTGGAAGCAGAGATGGGCACAGATAAACAAAAAATAAAACAGCAACCCGGTGCGACTGTTGAATCATAA
- a CDS encoding dodecin domain-containing protein, whose protein sequence is MSVVKVIEILAQSPDGWEAAAQEAVSEASKSVKNIQHVYVKDFQAIVEEDKIKMYRLNAKISFLVGEQ, encoded by the coding sequence ATGTCTGTCGTAAAAGTAATTGAAATCCTGGCTCAATCCCCGGATGGATGGGAGGCCGCGGCACAGGAAGCGGTCAGCGAAGCATCCAAATCTGTCAAAAATATACAACATGTCTATGTCAAAGATTTCCAGGCTATTGTTGAGGAGGATAAGATAAAAATGTACCGCCTCAACGCCAAAATTTCCTTCTTGGTGGGAGAACAATAA
- a CDS encoding F0F1 ATP synthase subunit beta, which yields MLFLESQTDPKAKNTGRVVAVDGSVIDAVFEEKLPALYNLLKIEAEENIYVEVISLVNSHTVRGIALTPLQGLERDTEIIDSGSPIKVPVGKKLLGRVFDVFGNPIDKKDPPEIEERRSIHVRPIALTERETSTEIFKTGIKAIDILAPLQKGSKAGLFGGAGVGKTVLIMEMIHNMVGKYEGVSVFCGIGERVREAEELYREIRESGVLENSLLIYGQMNEQPGARFRVGHSALTMAEYFRDDANQDVLLLIDNIFRFIQAGAEVSGLMGRLPSRVGYQPTMGTELAELQERICSTRKAAITSIQAIYVPADDFTDPAAVHAFNHLSSSIVLSRKRASQGLYPAIDPLRSYSKLLVPHVVGEKHYSIAQEVRKTLSEYEELKDIIAMLGMEELSQEDQRTVHRARKLERFLTQPFFVTEQFTDKKGKMVDLEDALEGCRRILDDEFEEFSEGDFYMVGSLDDLKSRKQTSKSKQSETEEEA from the coding sequence GTGTTGTTCTTGGAGTCTCAAACAGATCCGAAAGCAAAAAATACAGGTCGTGTGGTCGCTGTCGACGGCAGTGTAATCGACGCGGTCTTCGAGGAAAAGCTTCCAGCCCTTTACAACCTGCTAAAGATCGAAGCCGAGGAGAATATCTATGTCGAAGTGATCAGCCTTGTGAATTCGCACACTGTTCGGGGAATCGCGCTCACTCCTTTGCAGGGTCTCGAAAGGGACACTGAAATAATCGACAGCGGTTCGCCAATTAAAGTACCTGTCGGTAAAAAGCTGCTGGGTCGGGTTTTCGATGTCTTTGGCAATCCGATCGATAAAAAGGATCCCCCTGAGATAGAAGAACGACGTTCGATTCACGTCCGCCCGATAGCATTGACCGAACGGGAGACCTCGACTGAAATCTTCAAAACCGGTATCAAGGCGATCGATATCCTGGCCCCCCTCCAGAAGGGAAGCAAGGCCGGGCTGTTCGGCGGCGCCGGAGTCGGCAAGACCGTACTGATTATGGAAATGATCCACAATATGGTCGGTAAATACGAAGGTGTCAGTGTCTTCTGCGGCATCGGCGAAAGGGTGCGTGAAGCTGAAGAATTATATCGCGAGATTCGCGAAAGCGGTGTTCTGGAGAATTCGCTTTTGATCTACGGCCAGATGAACGAACAGCCGGGAGCGAGGTTTCGAGTCGGTCACAGCGCCCTGACGATGGCTGAATACTTCCGCGACGACGCCAACCAGGATGTTCTGCTTTTAATCGATAACATCTTTCGTTTTATCCAGGCCGGAGCCGAGGTTTCCGGTTTGATGGGCCGGCTTCCCTCACGGGTCGGCTATCAGCCCACAATGGGTACCGAGCTGGCTGAACTCCAGGAGCGAATCTGCAGTACTCGTAAGGCCGCCATCACCTCGATTCAGGCGATCTATGTTCCAGCGGATGATTTCACCGATCCAGCCGCGGTTCATGCTTTCAATCATCTCTCGTCTTCGATCGTGCTCTCGCGCAAACGTGCCAGCCAGGGGCTTTATCCGGCTATTGATCCTTTGCGTTCTTACTCCAAGCTGTTAGTGCCCCACGTGGTGGGAGAGAAGCACTATTCGATTGCCCAGGAAGTTAGAAAGACGTTGTCGGAGTATGAGGAACTCAAGGATATCATTGCAATGCTGGGGATGGAGGAACTCTCCCAGGAAGATCAGCGCACCGTTCATCGGGCACGCAAGCTGGAACGCTTTCTGACACAGCCCTTTTTCGTGACCGAGCAATTTACAGACAAAAAAGGCAAGATGGTCGATCTCGAAGACGCTCTCGAGGGTTGCCGGCGGATTCTGGATGATGAATTCGAGGAATTCAGCGAAGGTGACTTTTATATGGTCGGTTCACTCGACGATCTCAAGTCCAGAAAACAGACTTCAAAATCTAAACAATCTGAAACAGAAGAGGAAGCTTGA
- a CDS encoding F0F1 ATP synthase subunit epsilon → MMNSRNSAKVTFIWSVHSTISSPENRLQNLNNLKQKRKLEMRLKVLVPHKVFFNTEVDNVSAEGMEGSFSLRPNHIDYVSALTAGILTYKIDNEDRYMAHDEGILVKNGDQVMISTYKAIKDRPLGELQKAIEKEIKELSDQEKKARSSLAMLEGSIIRKYTEQTHME, encoded by the coding sequence ATGATGAATTCGAGGAATTCAGCGAAGGTGACTTTTATATGGTCGGTTCACTCGACGATCTCAAGTCCAGAAAACAGACTTCAAAATCTAAACAATCTGAAACAGAAGAGGAAGCTTGAAATGAGGCTTAAAGTTTTAGTGCCGCATAAGGTTTTCTTCAATACTGAAGTTGACAACGTCAGTGCCGAGGGGATGGAAGGTTCATTCAGCCTGAGGCCGAATCATATCGACTATGTCTCCGCGCTTACTGCCGGAATTTTGACATATAAAATAGATAATGAAGACAGGTATATGGCACACGACGAGGGAATCCTGGTCAAAAATGGCGATCAGGTTATGATATCCACTTATAAAGCGATTAAAGACCGGCCACTGGGTGAACTCCAGAAAGCAATTGAAAAGGAGATAAAAGAGTTAAGCGACCAGGAAAAAAAGGCGCGTTCTTCGCTGGCGATGCTGGAAGGCAGTATCATCCGCAAATACACCGAACAGACTCACATGGAATGA